A region of Ammoniphilus oxalaticus DNA encodes the following proteins:
- the tpiA gene encoding triose-phosphate isomerase, with product MRKPIIAGNWKMFKTIAEADSFVQHLPVVEQEVDVVVCAPFTALFSLTEPLRAKNIALGAQNVHWESEGAFTGEVSPGMLAEIGVKYVIIGHSERRAYFNETDETVNRKVRSALDARLMPIVCVGENLSVREAGQTSTIVNGQITAALSELSAEQLNQIVIAYEPIWAIGTGQTATAEEANEVIKAIRGCIAEQFGSQWAEQVRIQYGGSVNPQNIQGFMSQSDIDGALVGGASLTPDSFIALVKGAAE from the coding sequence TTTAAAACAATTGCGGAGGCGGACTCATTTGTTCAACACCTTCCTGTCGTAGAACAGGAAGTGGATGTTGTCGTTTGCGCTCCATTCACTGCTTTGTTTAGCTTAACCGAACCTTTACGCGCTAAAAACATCGCGCTTGGCGCTCAAAATGTTCACTGGGAATCGGAAGGGGCTTTTACGGGAGAGGTTAGCCCAGGGATGTTAGCTGAAATTGGCGTAAAGTACGTTATTATTGGTCATTCGGAGCGTCGCGCGTATTTCAATGAAACGGATGAAACGGTCAACCGTAAAGTTCGGTCCGCGTTGGATGCGCGGTTAATGCCAATTGTTTGCGTCGGCGAAAATTTGTCTGTGCGCGAAGCGGGGCAAACATCGACGATCGTCAACGGGCAAATTACAGCTGCTTTAAGTGAACTGAGCGCTGAACAGTTGAATCAAATCGTGATTGCATATGAGCCGATATGGGCGATTGGCACAGGGCAGACAGCAACAGCTGAAGAAGCTAACGAAGTGATTAAGGCGATCCGCGGATGTATAGCCGAGCAATTCGGTTCACAATGGGCCGAACAGGTTCGAATTCAATATGGCGGTAGCGTCAACCCACAAAATATTCAAGGTTTTATGTCACAATCTGATATTGATGGGGCTCTTGTCGGAGGGGCGAGTCTTACGCCTGATTCGTTTATAGCCTTAGTTAAAGGAGCTGCGGAATGA